AGTCGGCTTGGCTGCGCTGGTTCTTGCCGGGCTGGTCTTTTTACTCAAGCCGCTTTTTAACCGCTAAAACAACAGCAACGGCCGCCAATAATGAAAGTTCACATATCCGGCTACAACTGTTGACTAGATGAGCAGCAGACTTTTAAGTTCTGTTGTTCAACCCATTCTTACTGGGAGAGCTCGATGTTTACGCACGGGTTCTCCCAGATGTCGTTTAGCATCAATTGTTTCCTTGCTAAGATTTCCTGGAAGTTAACGCAATATGTCACAACTGGGATCAAAGCTATGAAACCTGCGTCGAAAGCCCCACGTAACGGGAGCTGGTGGTTTCAAAGATCCCGTTTGTTATAAGTCACGACAAGGACGGTAACCAACCGTGGACCCGAAGAACCGCCTCAATGCCAACGAATCTAACGTCAACGACACGATTTCCCAGGTTCGGCGGCGACCCGGCCGGTTGAAGGATACCCACATCACCTTGTCGCATGGGGCGGGCGGCAAAGCCAGTGCAGCACTGGTGGAACACGTATTTTTCGACGAATACGGCAACTATATTTTGCAGCAATCGGGGGACTCGGCGGTGGTTCCAGTGGATATGGCAGGTGGTATGCTGGCGTTTTCCACAGACTCCTATGTGGTCAATCCCATTGAATTTCCGGGCGGATCGATCGGCGAATTAGCCGTCAATGGCACAGTTAACGATCTGGCGGTCGCCGGTGCCGTGCCGCATTCCATATCGGCGGCTTTCATTCTGGAAGAGGGGTTGGAGATCGAAACGCTGCGTCGGATCGTTGCGGACATGCGGCGCGCGGCCGATGCCGCGGGCGTGCGCATAGTTGCTGGCGATACAAAGGTGGTGCCGCACGGGGCGGGGGATAAGGTCTATGTAACAACGGCCGGGGTGGGCGTGATACCCGAGGGCAGAACCGTTGGTCCGAGCCAGGTGCAGACAGGCGATGCGATTATCGTGTCCGGTCCGATCGCG
The nucleotide sequence above comes from Corynebacterium mustelae. Encoded proteins:
- the hypE gene encoding hydrogenase expression/formation protein HypE, with protein sequence MDPKNRLNANESNVNDTISQVRRRPGRLKDTHITLSHGAGGKASAALVEHVFFDEYGNYILQQSGDSAVVPVDMAGGMLAFSTDSYVVNPIEFPGGSIGELAVNGTVNDLAVAGAVPHSISAAFILEEGLEIETLRRIVADMRRAADAAGVRIVAGDTKVVPHGAGDKVYVTTAGVGVIPEGRTVGPSQVQTGDAIIVSGPIADHGMSVMLARGDLAIEAPIESDTREVASLVAALFAAVPGTRWLRDATRGGVATVANELAESTGFGVVLEDEKIPVRPMTRAACDMLGIDPLYVANEGTFIAVVPRESAEAACAALKQAGAPDAQVIGRIVQEPARAVVLVTGFGGTRMVDKLVGDPLPRIC